A genomic window from Punica granatum isolate Tunisia-2019 chromosome 2, ASM765513v2, whole genome shotgun sequence includes:
- the LOC116195317 gene encoding kinesin-like protein KIN-10C: MASSDCNKENRGSHPTGLVRVVARIRGFTNRERELAKSSLTPWISIQKPKGEASDAVTLSFEDQSASQKESCQVHYCYDQDENTDMMYSREIKPLVSGIFDGRDATVVAYGAIGSGKTYTIQGSEEKPGLAILAMDEMISTAERLGISVTISLYEIYQEHAYDLLNPERPTVMVLKDVQGRIKLKGLSQAPVKSVSEFCKTYLSASSPRKAIQKHATQLSRRSHKCLIVKFVTPTNSEVSHVGKMNFVDLAGYEDPRRKRSDCTKIAENNALSKSLYALQKVVLALNANESHIPFRESKLTHMLQDSLGGVNGLIFIACLNPSFCQDSIYMASLASRTYQGIRQSIMDSTKKTKSLNRLAALSSGKPRIPQSSSASMKKQTGSRMHFLQKKVSGATVIKGKKLFDEANNSKKYMKATSTSTSCVASTMKTETPDKATSTVTVPFFETTVNTETGDEATSTVTVPSVETTVYTETGDEATSTVTVPSIEITPPLEEESSVDAAKAAAPLKEVSEHASQKSLENQVDLSSEASCTTEALSLDKEGDIMDKENTVQYIDVGGSPPLCARLREISSNLKLVDSTPTCIDLPKQGNLPCDGQISAEPKDFEPRTPPFESGKGNERPYLNTPREVSKTCYCGTKNSLVQEYLRFVNSASKEDLKGLKGIGEKRATRILEIREESPEPFKSLEDLKDIGLSAKQIKGMFAMK, encoded by the exons ATGGCTTCTTCAGACTGCAACAAGGAGAATCGGGGCTCGCATCCGACTGGGCTTGTTCGGGTCGTCGCGAGGATCAGGGGCTTCACGAATCGAGAGCGCGAGCTTGCTAAGAGCTCCCTGACGCCGTGGATTTCGATTCAGAAGCCGAAAGGAGAGGCTTCGGATGCTGTCACTCTTTCTTTCGAAGATCAATCCGCAAG TCAAAAGGAGTCATGCCAAGTCCATTACTGCTATGACCAAGATGAAAATACTGACATGATGTATTCAAGGGAGATTAAGCCCCTTGTTTCTGGCATTTTTGATGGTCGCGACGCCACGGTTGTTGCATATGGGGCTATAGGAAGTGGAAAGACATACACCATTCAG GGTTCTGAGGAGAAACCAGGATTGGCTATACTCGCCATGGATGAGATGATTTCAACAGCTGAAAGGCTCGGAATATCAGTTACCATATCCTTGTATGAGATATATCAGGAGCATGCATATGACCTCTTGAATCCAGAACGACCAACTGTTATGGTACTGAAAGATGTTCAGGGAAGAATTAAACTTAAGGGGCTTTCTCAG GCTCCTGTGAAATCCGTGTCAGAATTTTGCAAGACCTATCTCTCTGCAAGCAGCCCTCGGAAAGCAATACAGAAGCATGCAACTCAACTTTCTCGAAGAAGTCATAAGTGTTTGATAGTAAAATTTGTGACCCCTACTAATTCTGAAGTATCCCATGTTGGCAAAATGAACTTTGTGGACTTGGCAG GTTACGAGGATCCTCGGAGGAAGAGGAGTGATTGCACTAAAATTGCGGAGAATAATGCACTGAGCAAGTCTCTGTATGCATTACAAAAGGTTGTTTTGGCATTGAATGCCAACGAAAGCCATATTCCTTTTCGAGAAAGCAAACTCACTCACATGTTGCAAGACTCACTCGGAGGCGTGAATGGACTTATATTCATTGCTTGCTTG AATCCATCCTTTTGCCAAGATTCCATTTATATGGCAAGCTTGGCTTCTCGAACTTATCAAGGAATTCGTCAATCTATCATGGACTCCACAAAGAAAACCAAGAGTTTGAACAGACTAGCGGCTTTGTCCTCAGGCAAGCCTAGAATTCCTCAGAGTAGTTCTGCAAGTATGAAGAAGCAAACTGGCTCTCGCATGCATTTTCTACAAAAGAAAGTCAGTGGAGCAACTGTAATTAAAGGAAA GAAATTATTTGATGAAGCAAATAATTCGAAGAAGTATATGAAG GCAACTTCAACTTCAACTTCTTGTGTTGCTTCAACCATGAAAACTGAGACACCGGATAAG GCAACTTCCACAGTAACAGTTCCTTTCTTTGAGACAACCGTTAATACTGAGACGGGGGATGAG GCAACTTCCACAGTAACAGTTCCTTCCGTTGAGACAACCGTTTATACTGAGACAGGGGATGAG GCAACTTCCACAGTAACAGTTCCTTCGATTGAGATAACCCCGCCCCTGGAGGAG GAGTCCTCTGTGGATGCTGCTAAAGCAGCAGCACCTTTGAAAGAG GTGTCTGAGCATGCTTCCCAGAAGAGCTTGGAGAATCAGGTGGATCTTTCTTCTGAAGCCAGTTGCACCACAGAAGCATTGTCTCTCGATAAAGAAG GTGATATTATGGATAAGGAGAACACCGTACAGTACATTGATGTGGGTGGATCACCACCACTATGTGCTAGATTGAGGGAGATATCCAGCAATTTGAAATTAGTTGATTCAACTCCAACCTGCATTGACTTGCCAAAGCAGGGCAACCTTCCCTGTGATGGTCAAATTTCTGCTGAACCCAAGGACTTTGAGCCAAGGACACCCCCGTTTGAATCTGGTAAAGGAAATGAGAGGCCATACTTGAATACTCCTCGAGAAGTATCTAAGACATGCTATTGTGGAACCAAG AACTCCCTTGTTCAGGAGTATCTTCGCTTTGTAAACAGCGCTAGCAA GGAGGATCTAAAGGGATTGAAGGGAATCGGAGAGAAGAGAGCTACTCGCATCCTCGAAATTCGTGAGGAATCTCCAGAACCATTCAAGAGT CTGGAGGATCTAAAGGACATTGGCCTCTCAGCGAAGCAG
- the LOC116196687 gene encoding 60S ribosomal protein L36-3-like encodes MAPKQPNTGLFVGLNKGHIVTKKEAVPRPRDRKGKTSKRVHFIRSLIREVAGFAPYEKRITELLKVGKDKRALKVAKRKLGTHKRAKKKREEMSSVLRKMRSAGGAEKKK; translated from the exons ATGGCTCCGAAGCAGCCGAATACTGGGTTATTTGTGGGGCTGAACAAAGGCCATATTGTGACCAAGAAGGAAGCCGTTCCTCGTCCTCGTGACCGTAAAGGG AAAACTAGCAAGAGGGTCCATTTTATCAGGAGTTTGATAAGGGAAGTTGCTGGGTTCGCTCCTTATGAGAAGAGGATCACTGAGCTTCTGAAGGTCGGGAAGGACAAGCGTGCCTTGAAGGTAGCTAAGAGAAAGCTGGGCACTCACAAGAGAgccaagaagaagagagaggagatgTCTTCTGTTCTCCGTAAGATGAG GTCTGCTGGAGGTGCAGAGAAGAAAAAGTGA